DNA sequence from the Bradyrhizobium sp. CIAT3101 genome:
CGTCTCGGAGGGAATCTGGATTGGGACGCCAGTCAATCTGACGCGGGAAAGAGAGAGCCGCGAGCTGGAGCGCCGTATGAAGGAGCTCCGGCATCCGCATCTGGTGCTGTGGGGCGAATGGGATGGCTGGATCCCGCCGACCGATCTCCGCGCCATGGCCGAGGCGATGCCGGATTGCCGCCTCGTCGTCGTGCCCCGCATCGGACACTCGATGAACCTGGAAATGCCGGCGCTTTACGCCGGCTATTTCGGCGCATGGTTCGGAGGACTTGCCGCGTAACCACGAACTCCTGAGAGGAGAGGCGTCATGGCTGAGATCAACGTATCCGTAGAAGGCGTGCGTGCGACAATGACCGACGCACTCGATCGCGTGCGCAAGGCCAACTCGAATTATTTCGAGCTGCTGGAGAAAGCCCTGAGCTCTTCACCGCTGCCGATTGCGAGCCAGGCGAAGGAGTTTTGCAGCGTCATGCAACGCAACGTCAACGCGACCTTCGATCTCGGCGACAAGCTGATCCATGCCAAGGATGTGCCGGACGCGCTCAAGCTCCAGGCCGACTTCTTCCAGGACCAGATGCGCGCGCTCACCGAGCAGACCCGGACCATGGGCGAGTCGGCGATGAAGGCCGCCGGCGGTCTGTTCGGTCCGAAGGGCTGAAGCAGCGGGTACGGCTGGGCGAGGTCAAGCAAAAGGCCCAGGTCCGGATAAGTCCCGGGCAGGCGGGACTGGGCCTGCGGAGGCCCAAAAGAAGGGGGCCGCGCAATGGCGGCCCCCCTGCCGGTTGCAATGATTGTTCGGAATTGAAATGCCAGCCCCGGCATCCGCTATGCTAATCGCCCGTGCTTTCGACGCAACGTAAATCGTTGGTTTCACTTGGGGAACCGGGAGAACTGTTGCAGATTCGCTGGCAGTGCATCTGACAGGGACAGCATGTGTGACCTTTATTGGAGGCCGCCTGTTGCCGATCCGACGCTGGTCGATCGACGCCGAGCCGACCGGGAACATTGCCGCACCGGCGGCAACGAGGCGGCTCCATACCCCCTACGAAAGGACCAGCATCGACAGTTCGGACGATCCCGGGTTCGTTCGCGACCGGTTCGCGCTCCCTACGAGAGGCAAGCGACGATGGCGAGAACGACATCCGAGCCGAGGTCACCCGAATAGATCGACAAAGCAATCCCGAGCCCAAGCGCCAGAGCAATAACTTTGAGAGCAATCATCTGAATTCCCCTCGTTCTAATGCGGACAGGCTGAGCCCTGATTGTTTCCAGGCTGCTTCGAGGGGAGCGATAAATGGCTTCGTTCACCGAGCCGTTATCCTCGGGGGCTCAAGACGAAGGCCGCAGCGATGATCCGCCGCGGCCCACGCCGTGTGAAAAATGCCGGGTGAAAAGATCCAAGTGAAATATGCTGCCAGCCCCGGTACCAAAAATTCTACCGGGAAAATTAGGCAATCTTCAAATTAATTCCGCCGGGCCGCGAGAGAATCTCTGAATTGCTTAACCTTTGTGGGAGGTCATGAGGGAGAGCTCCGCCCTTTGGCTGGCTATCGGGCGGGCCCTCGACCCCAAGCGCAAGCCGCATACATCCCCGCGGCCCGGCCCGAGGGAACCTTGAGCCCAATTGCTCATTGAATTCCATGAGAATTCCGGACCTTTAGGGGTGCCTCGGACGGATTAGGATACAACTCATTTTAGAATTTTGATTTGGAGCTACCCGTTGGCCGCAAGTCTAAAAATGATCGTTTCTGCTTACGTGCGCTCGAATAACCGGCAAGCTCTCGAGAATATGCGAGAGCTTCGGCGCCAGTTGCTCGAACCGCTCCAGACGACATCCAGCATCAACGCGGCGAAGTCTCGCGAGTCCATACTCGAGGACCTTCGCGTGATCGAGGAGGGATTGGAGCAGCTGCGTCTATCAGGGCGCGGCTGAGACAACGACAGCGAGCTTCTCGCTTGCTCGAAATCCTGATGTGCTGAGCTCGTCCCTATCTCTCGCAGCCACGAGCTGGCTTTTGCCACGTCGTGATCCCGCTCGACGGCCGGGGGCGCAGCAGACGAAGTGTCGGGAAAAACGAGTATCCGGGGGCAAGAGGGATTAGAGCGCGCGGCCCTCGGGACTTCCGCGAGCATTCGCCTGCGGCCAGGTTCGGCGTGTTGACGCCGTACCGCCCGAGCAGTCGCGACGATCAGCGCCGCTCCTGCAACTTCTTTGTCCCGGGCTGGGCCTGCTGCTTGAACCTCACGCGCGGATTGATGTCGCAAGTCGTGTCCCATCGGCCGGATGCTGAAGCCATGCATTGCTCCCGGGTCTCGTACATGCACTCGCCGGGCCAGCCGAGATCGTCGCCAACGACACACCAGGGATAATCACGCTCTGCGTGCGCAGCAGGAAGGGATCCCAGAAGGATCAACAGGGCCAGGACTGTGGTGCGCATCTCGGTTCTCCAGGTATGACGCCCTCGACGAGAGAGCTTTGAGCGGGCCGAAGCCAATGGCAGTCTGCGTCTTGGTTGCTGTGGAGGCCATAGCTCACCCGGGCGGCGTGGCACGTCAGATCACGCGCTGTCGCTGCTCATTTCGAATCGCTAAAGCGGGCTGGGGTCCACGATCGGATTTCGGAATAATAGTATTATCTCACTGTTTTGCCCGACGCGTCAAACGGCTTTTGCGGGGATGCGCAAGGTGGGCGCGGACATCGTCGATTCGCGATGCGCGGGCTACTGTGCATGGGGTTGTTTTCGATGTTTTTGGCAGAGGTCGGTAGCCGGGGCGCCGGATGGGACGGGAACCTCTCGCGGAACCTTTTCCTCACCGCCGCGTTACCTCGCCATGACAGAAGATCTTTCCTTCCGACGCAAACCCTTGACCCCTGAACAGCGCCAGGCGCGCGATGCGGCGCGCCGCGTCGAAGCGGAGAAGGCCATGCGCGACCATGAGGCCGCGCAGAAGGCATTCTATGAGAATCGCGAACGGCTGAAAGCCGAGCGGCTGGCTCGTGAGGCGGCCGCCGCCAAGGCCTAACGACAAGGCCTGACGACAAGGCCTGACGGCAAGCAAGGCCGCATCGGTCAGGCATCTCACAAATCACAAATCTGTTCGCCGTGCGCCTCCGGTTCAGGACCCGGGGGCGCGCGGCCGCTTGCGCCTGGGCCGACCAGTGGCTTGACGGCGTGCGCCTTCGGTCGGATGATTCAAATCATCCTCAATTGACGAGAACGACGGAGACATCCGCTCCCAGTCCAGATCCCATCAGCGCAACGCAATGGAGCTGACCATGACCACGTTCGACAAGCGCGAGCAGGGCTTCGAGGCGAAATTCGCCCACGACGAGGAGCTCATGTTCAAGGCCGCGGCCCGGTCCAACAAGCTGCTCGGGCTCTGGGCCGCGGGCGAGCTCGGGCTCAGCGGCGATGCCGCAGCCGCCTACGCGACGGCGCTGGTCACGGACAATCTGGGCAACCAGACCATCAACGAGACCCTGCGCAAGGTGTCGAGCGATCTCGCGGCAAAGGGGATTTCGCGGGAGCAGGTTGCGCAGAAGTGCCAGGAATGCCTGCACCAGGCCTTGGCGCAGCTCGAGGCCGCATCGCGCCAGGCTGGCGGATAGTCAATTCACTCGGCGTCCTTGCGCGCGGCCGTGTTGCTGAACCTGTCGACGAAGGCGATGCCGATCGCCGAGACCACGAAGGTGATGTGGATCAGGACCTGCCACATCACACCGTTCTCGGTGAGACTGGCGCGGTTGGAGCCGAGATTGCCAGCCTCGATGAAGGTGCGCAGCAGCGCGATCGAGGAGATGCCGATGATCGCCATCGCCAGCTTGATCTTGAGCACGCTGGCGTTGACATGGCCGAGCCATTCCGGCTCGTCGGGATGGCCCTGCAGGTCGAGCCGCGACACAAAGGTCTCGTAGCCGCCGACGATGATCATCACCAGCAGGTTGGAGATCATCACGACGTCGATCAGCGCCAGCACGCTCATCACGATCTCCTGCTCGGTGAGCTCGAAGGCATGCGAGGAGAGGTGCCAGAGCTCCTTCAGGAACAGCACGATATAGACGCATTGTGCGACGATCAGCCCGAGATAGAGCGGCAGCTGCAGCCAGCGCGAACCGAAGATGATCATCGGCAACAGGCCGAGCCGCGGCGAGGGCGGGCGGGGCCGGGTCGTGGTGTCTGGTTCAGTTGACATGCAGGTCGCATCCACGCATCGAGATTGTCTCGCTCACCTGTAACCCGCCCAGATGGCCGGCGGAAGACGCGGCCGTGCTATCATGCGGTCTGGATCGGGAGGCTGGCAGATGTCTCGCAGCTTTGGCTGGGCGCTCGGGAAGATATTGATCGCGGCCGCACTGATGCTGGACGCCGGCGCGGCCCCGGTATCGGCGACACCGCTGACGCCATTTCGCTTCGAGGATCAGGCCCAGCGCCATTGCCCCGACGACAAGGTGGTGTGGCTGGATTTCAGGAAGGGCGTCTACTACCGCAAGGGCCAGAAGCTCTATGGCCAGGGGTTCGACGGCAGCTTTGTCTGTCTGACCGAAGCGCGCGGCGGCCTCTATCGCAGATCGCCGCTGGGCTTGCGCTGACGGTTGCGGGCGTGAGCTAGTTCTGGCTCGGCAGCTTCACCGGGACGTGCGGGGAGGTGCTGATGACCCGGGGGCTTCCGTCGGGATAGGTCCGGCCGCCGCGGATCAGCGATTCCAGGACCAGGAAAAATTTCTCGGCTAGCATGTGCGTCACCCTCATTGGTGATGGCCTCGTGAAAATGAGTCGAGGCGCCGACGCGAAAATTCAATCAACTAAACGGGAGCGTCGCAATCCCGGATCAATACGCATGCTGCGTCGCAATGGTGCAGCGGTCGGAAAATTCGAAAACGCTGGTTGAGGATTAGCCGAAGGCCAGGGCGACGAGGCTCGAGCAGAGCAGGACCAGACCGCCTGCGGTCAGTGCCAGAAAGCCATCGGATACGAGGTCATGTTTGCGCATGGGACACCTGCTGCTCTCATCCTCGATGCTCAATCGGATTGATTAAAATTGTCCGAACGAGCCGCTGTGAAGAAGTGATGCAATGTCGACCGCGCGAGTGCCGTCAGGCCCTCGTGCGGTAGCCTTCAAACGCGTGGGCCAGGAAGATACCTGCGCTTACCAGACCCATCAGTGCCGAAACCGTCTCGATCATCGTTAAATTCCAATCCCGCCCCTGCAGCCGAGAAAACGCGGGCGGCCTTGCACAGTCAAAAGAATTCCGGTGAAGCCGGCGACAATGGGGGTGGAGTGAGCTTTTGGCGCAACAGCTTGTGCAGGACTGGCACATCAGAGGTGGCGCCGAGGGCCGCGTGCACCGTAGATCAACGGAGAATGCCGAACGTCCTGTTTACCATCCCGACGCGAACGCTGTGGGCTCCCCATTTCCGCCGTGTTCGGGTTGCGTTATCGTTACCGTCTCGGAGACGGTGGTGGGCCGCCTCGGAGCTTAGGGTCCGGAAGGCGCCCCCGCAGGCAAGCGGGTTGGGTCCGCCTCCGGCGAAATGGTATTTGGGGCGAATGGGGATCCGACGGTCAGATTCGGTGGTGCGGGCCGCGCGCAGTGTTGCGGTGGTTGCCAGCTGCCTAGCGCTCGCCAATTGCGCCTCGTCCAACAAGTTCGCCAGCCGGGTCGATCCCAAATACGGCGTGTCCTCGAGCCCGCGAGTCGTGGCCTGGGGCGATCCCGTCCCCAAGGGCGGCGGCACCTATCGCGTCGGCAAACCCTATGTGGTCGCGGGCCGGACCTACGTGCCGGAGGAGGACGTCAACTACCGCGCCGAGGGCATGGCGTCCTGGTACGGCGA
Encoded proteins:
- a CDS encoding phasin, which gives rise to MAEINVSVEGVRATMTDALDRVRKANSNYFELLEKALSSSPLPIASQAKEFCSVMQRNVNATFDLGDKLIHAKDVPDALKLQADFFQDQMRALTEQTRTMGESAMKAAGGLFGPKG
- a CDS encoding DUF3551 domain-containing protein — protein: MRTTVLALLILLGSLPAAHAERDYPWCVVGDDLGWPGECMYETREQCMASASGRWDTTCDINPRVRFKQQAQPGTKKLQERR
- a CDS encoding DUF1476 domain-containing protein, translating into MTTFDKREQGFEAKFAHDEELMFKAAARSNKLLGLWAAGELGLSGDAAAAYATALVTDNLGNQTINETLRKVSSDLAAKGISREQVAQKCQECLHQALAQLEAASRQAGG
- a CDS encoding TIGR00645 family protein, producing MSTEPDTTTRPRPPSPRLGLLPMIIFGSRWLQLPLYLGLIVAQCVYIVLFLKELWHLSSHAFELTEQEIVMSVLALIDVVMISNLLVMIIVGGYETFVSRLDLQGHPDEPEWLGHVNASVLKIKLAMAIIGISSIALLRTFIEAGNLGSNRASLTENGVMWQVLIHITFVVSAIGIAFVDRFSNTAARKDAE